The proteins below come from a single Micropterus dolomieu isolate WLL.071019.BEF.003 ecotype Adirondacks linkage group LG05, ASM2129224v1, whole genome shotgun sequence genomic window:
- the LOC123971199 gene encoding interferon-induced protein 44-like codes for MNPRLTKSQQKTICSQLGSVKLQLLYKASIHGFTGGAFHQQCDTRCPTVSVGYNASGFVFGGYTKQPFNQSGQYVSDEQAFLFTFSGEKLLKYPVTSPTYAVRMIANSGPYFGEALALVIGSQAVVHSSPGNYYNFNAAEMHGNDLNLTDCEVYQVEESPEFEKPWRPVVWENEKRTEMMDSIKLYCPLASSVSQVRVLLIGPVGSGKSSFFNSINSVFRGHVTNQAIAGCSTTSLTTQFRTYSVKAGREGKPLPIILCDTMGLEESTGAGLDIDDIVSILKGHLPDSYQFNPSAPLQSEAHGYRKSPALKDKIHCVVYIIDACKVSIMPTKLEEKLGAIRKKVNSMGIPQLVLMTKVDEACPFVSQDIKNIYKSSYIKELMQEVSARLGVPLSCVVPVKNYSQELELDLDCDILLLTSIIQMLRFADNYFDELSDRSSSIQTKE; via the exons ATGAACCCCAGACTAACCAAGAGCCAGCAGAAAACAATTTGCTCCCAGTTGGGAAGTGTCAAACTACAGCTACTGTACAAGGCCAGCATCCATGGTTTCACCGGCGGAGCCTTCCACCAACAATGTGACACCCGCTGTCCCACAGTGTCTGTGGGCTATAACGCCTCCGGTTTTGTGTTTGGAGGCTACACCAAACAACCTTTTAATCAGTCTGGACAGTACGTGAGTGATGAGCAAGCTTTTCTTTTCACCTTCAGTGGAGAAAAGCTCCTCAAATATCCCGTCACCAGTCCCACCTATGCAGTGAGAATGATAGCTAACTCTGGTCCATATTTTGGAGAAGCATTGGCTCTTGTCATTGGAAGCCAAGCAGTAGTGCACAGCAGTCCAGGAAATTATTATAACTTCAATGCTGCAGAAATGCACGGCAACGACCTCAACCTGACGGACTGTGAAGTCTATCAAGTGGAGG AAAGCCCAGAATTTGAGAAGCCATGGAGGCCAGTGGTCTGGGAAAATGA gaagaggacagagatgatGGACAGTATTAAGCTCTACTGTCCTTTGGCCAGCTCTGTGTCCCAGGTTCGGGTTCTGCTCATTGGACCAGTTGGATCTGGAAAATCCAGCTTCTTTAATTCTATCAACTCTGTATTCAGAGGCCACGTCACCAATCAGGCCATCGCTGGCTGCTCTACCACCAGCCTCACGACACAG TTTCGCACATACTCGGTGAAAGCTGGACGAGAAGGAAAACCTCTGCCAATCATCTTGTGTGATACCATGGGATTGGAGGAAAGCACGGGGGCGGGACTTGACATAGATGATATCGTCAGCATCCTCAAAGGTCATCTGCCAGACAGTTATCAG TTCAACCCCTCTGCTCCTCTGCAATCGGAGGCCCATGGCTATCGTAAGTCTCCAGCGCTCAAGGACAAAATCCACTGTGTGGTCTACATCATTGATGCTTGCAAGGTCTCCATCATGCCCACAAAGCTGGAGGAGAAGCTGGGAGCTATCCGCAAAAAGGTCAACTCAATGG GGATTCCTCAGCTGGTCCTGATGACCAAAGTGGATGAAGCCTGTCCTTTTGTTTCACAGGACATTAAGAACATATACAAGAGCAGCTACATCAAGGAACTG ATGCAGGAGGTCAGTGCTCGGCTCGGTGTGCCTTTGTCCTGCGTTGTTCCGGTGAAGAACTACAGCCAAGAATTGGAGTTGGACCTGGACTGCGACATCCTACTACTCACCTCCATCATTCAGATGCTTCGCTTCGCTGATAATTACTTTGATGAGCTTAGTGACCGATCCAGCAGCATTCAAACTAAAGAATA G